The following proteins come from a genomic window of Rhodothermales bacterium:
- a CDS encoding ABC transporter permease subunit: protein MLTFSGSLLLTFRELWALRLTQGMFAVATLAWLVLSLALKLDVVEGSLAALRIFGMDAQPGGALPVGEFVLAVNQMVFGAAYFLGTLLGLFATMPLIGGLLESGRIDLLLSKPVSRSRILGGHLAGLVLVVSALSTYLIGGVWLTLSLKTGIWETAFLAAIPLMVAMFVVMYGVLLFFTVLTRNAGLGLIVSYGLIFVSVILAAHEQIRPQLDGVGLAVFSTLYHVLPNFAEIARTVSQLASPEGVSDVYPFISSLLFGGIVYAFSFRLFARKDF, encoded by the coding sequence ATGCTGACCTTCAGCGGATCCTTGTTGCTGACCTTCCGCGAGCTGTGGGCCCTCCGCCTTACCCAGGGCATGTTTGCCGTGGCCACGCTCGCCTGGCTCGTGCTTTCCCTCGCCCTGAAACTGGATGTAGTGGAAGGATCGCTTGCCGCCCTGCGGATTTTCGGGATGGATGCCCAGCCCGGTGGCGCGCTGCCCGTCGGCGAGTTCGTCCTCGCAGTGAATCAAATGGTGTTCGGCGCCGCGTATTTCCTGGGCACGCTGTTGGGTCTGTTTGCGACCATGCCCCTGATAGGCGGTCTGCTCGAGTCTGGACGCATAGATCTCCTGCTGTCCAAACCGGTGTCCCGATCCCGGATTCTGGGCGGACACCTGGCCGGACTCGTACTGGTCGTGTCGGCTCTCTCAACGTACCTCATAGGAGGCGTCTGGTTGACGCTCTCCCTGAAGACCGGCATATGGGAGACCGCCTTTCTCGCGGCCATCCCCTTGATGGTCGCCATGTTCGTGGTCATGTACGGGGTCTTGCTGTTTTTCACCGTGCTGACCCGGAATGCCGGTCTGGGACTCATCGTATCCTACGGCCTGATCTTCGTGTCTGTCATCCTGGCCGCCCACGAACAGATCCGTCCACAACTGGACGGCGTGGGCCTGGCGGTATTCTCTACGCTGTACCACGTCCTGCCCAACTTCGCCGAGATCGCCCGGACCGTCTCGCAACTCGCCTCTCCGGAGGGCGTATCGGACGTCTATCCCTTCATTTCTTCCCTCCTGTTCGGAGGCATCGTATATGCGTTCAGTTTCCGTCTTTTCGCCCGCAAGGATTTTTAA